From Opitutales bacterium, the proteins below share one genomic window:
- a CDS encoding aspartate-semialdehyde dehydrogenase, which yields MAQPYTIGIIGATGAVGRDLLELLVDRGFPAKEIRLFASARSKGKIISYKGVEYTVDETKEAIFDDLDLALFSAGSSLTKAMGWEAAKRGCVVIDNSSAFRQDERAPLIVPEINPEAAEQHSGLIANPNCSTIVALMGIYPLHREFGLKRMIASTYQAVSGAGQAGMEELVSQTKAWAAGEPLPRPDAFKHQIFDNIIPHVDVFQDSGYTKEEMKMALESRKIMSLPELRVSTTCVRVPVMRAHSVSLQAEFEKPVSVARAREVVAAFEGAELVDEPADNVYPMPMNYTRRIPCGVGRIRKDLVLDNGLALFVSGDQIWKGAALNAVQIAELLVARGWVN from the coding sequence ATGGCTCAACCGTATACTATTGGAATCATCGGAGCGACTGGCGCAGTCGGACGCGATCTTTTGGAATTATTAGTAGACAGAGGCTTTCCGGCCAAGGAAATTCGCCTCTTCGCATCAGCGCGCTCTAAGGGGAAAATCATCTCCTATAAAGGCGTGGAATACACCGTGGATGAGACCAAAGAGGCTATTTTTGATGATCTGGATTTAGCACTATTCAGTGCCGGCTCGAGCCTGACGAAGGCTATGGGATGGGAAGCTGCGAAGCGAGGTTGTGTGGTGATCGATAATAGCTCGGCTTTTCGCCAAGATGAGCGTGCCCCACTCATTGTCCCCGAGATCAACCCTGAGGCGGCTGAACAGCACTCAGGCCTCATCGCTAACCCCAATTGCTCTACGATTGTGGCCTTGATGGGCATCTATCCTTTGCATCGAGAGTTTGGTCTGAAGCGGATGATTGCTTCTACCTATCAAGCTGTTTCCGGAGCCGGACAAGCTGGCATGGAAGAACTCGTCAGCCAAACAAAGGCATGGGCAGCCGGTGAGCCCTTGCCTCGGCCTGATGCGTTCAAGCACCAGATTTTTGATAACATCATTCCCCATGTCGATGTCTTCCAGGACAGTGGTTACACCAAAGAAGAGATGAAGATGGCGCTAGAGAGTCGGAAGATCATGAGTCTGCCGGAGCTGCGCGTATCGACCACATGCGTTCGTGTGCCGGTGATGCGGGCCCATTCGGTCTCGCTTCAGGCGGAATTTGAAAAGCCTGTGAGTGTGGCTCGAGCCCGTGAGGTGGTGGCTGCCTTTGAAGGAGCGGAGCTGGTCGATGAGCCAGCCGATAATGTTTATCCGATGCCCATGAACTATACGCGCCGTATACCCTGTGGGGTCGGTCGTATTCGCAAGGATTTGGTTCTCGATAATGGCTTGGCGCTTTTTGTCTCTGGAGACCAGATTTGGAAAGGCGCCGCGCTCAACGCAGTACAAATTGCAGAGTTACTTGTAGCACGGGGTTGGGTGAATTAA
- a CDS encoding L,D-transpeptidase produces MHAWPDTVLVVEIEKQTLTLVEAGKPAQVYTVSTSKNPPSCVENSFGTPSGLHEIAEKIGADAPAGTVFESRVPIGNMSDMSQDELKPNLITSRILWLRGLEPGVNAGPGVDTYNRYVYIHGTQQEYRIGQPFSGGCVEMKNADIMELFSRVGIGTWVAFDSNIPLS; encoded by the coding sequence ATGCACGCTTGGCCCGATACCGTATTAGTAGTCGAGATCGAGAAGCAGACCCTGACTCTCGTCGAAGCCGGAAAACCCGCACAAGTCTACACAGTCTCAACCTCAAAAAATCCCCCGTCCTGTGTAGAAAACTCCTTTGGCACCCCATCGGGCCTTCATGAGATTGCCGAAAAGATCGGGGCGGATGCTCCTGCGGGCACTGTTTTCGAGTCGCGCGTTCCCATTGGAAACATGTCCGACATGTCCCAAGACGAGCTCAAACCCAACCTGATCACATCGCGCATCCTCTGGTTGCGCGGGCTCGAGCCCGGAGTGAACGCCGGTCCGGGAGTGGATACCTATAACCGCTACGTATACATCCACGGCACCCAGCAAGAATACCGCATTGGCCAGCCGTTCAGCGGAGGGTGTGTCGAAATGAAAAACGCCGATATTATGGAGCTCTTCTCAAGAGTCGGGATCGGTACATGGGTTGCTTTCGATTCAAATATCCCGCTAAGTTAA